The following proteins come from a genomic window of Lycium ferocissimum isolate CSIRO_LF1 chromosome 4, AGI_CSIRO_Lferr_CH_V1, whole genome shotgun sequence:
- the LOC132053707 gene encoding disease resistance protein Roq1-like gives MAVEKGKDQSSLPVRPWKYDVFLSCKGDDTSKTFVDHLCLTFYQVGINTFIAGDEQLSEAANAIEGSIIFIIILSKNYASSRRCLNELLHILELKNNSKRLVLPIFYDVDPSDVRKQNGIFAEAFARHGTCSQEEINILLWKDALNKVGNLSGWDLRHVAQGFESKFIHIIIEEVLQEVKSRTPLHITEHPLALYPRVNEIEKLLFKGGCDDVRVIGIHGMGGIGKTTLAKAVFNQVLQHFEASCFLENVKLEASERHNGLVHLQEKLLGTILRRKIKVYNVDEGITLIKEGIWQKKVFIVLDDLDDQCQLTALLGERDWLRPGSRVIITTRDKHLLKELQMNEQYEARKLDHKSSLQLFTFHEQTSMDILH, from the exons ATGGCTGTTGAGAAAGGCAAAGACCAATCGTCGCTTCCAGTTCGTCCTTGGAAATATGACGTCTTCTTGAGTTGTAAAGGTGATGATACTTCAAAAACCTTTGTAGATCATCTCTGCTTAACATTTTACCAAGTTGGGATCAACACTTTCATTGCTGGTGATGAGCAGCTCTCTGAAGCCGCGAATGCAATTGAAGGATCaatcatttttattattattctcTCAAAAAACTATGCGTCATCAAGAAGGTGTCTTAATGAGCTTTTGCATATCCTTGAACTCAAGAACAACTCCAAACGGTTAGTTCTTCCTATATTCTATGATGTTGATCCTTCTGATGTGCGCAAGCAAAATGGAATATTTGCTGAAGCCTTTGCAAGACACGGAACATGTTCCCAAGAGGAAATCAATATTCTACTCTGGAAAGATGCACTCAATAAAGTTGGCAATTTATCAGGATGGGATCTCCGGCATGTTGCTCAAGg GTTTGAATCAAAATTTATCCATATAATTATTGAGGAAGTCTTACAGGAAGTCAAATCTCGCACACCCCTCCACATTACCGAGCACCCTCTGGCACTTTATCCCCGTGTTAATGAAATAGAGAAGTTATTGTTCAAAGGTGGTTGTGATGATGTTAGAGTTATTGGGATTCATGGCATGGGTGGAATCGGCAAAACAACTCTTGCAAAAGCTGTGTTCAACCAAGTTCTTCAGCATTTCGAAGCAAGTTGCTTTCTTGAAAATGTGAAATTAGAGGCTTCTGAAAGACATAATGGATTAGTTCATTTACAAGAGAAACTTCTTGGAACAATTCTTAGGAGAAAGATCAAAGTATACAATGTTGATGAGGGCATTACATTGATCAAAGAAGGGATTTGGCAGAAAAAGGTTTTCATCGTCCTTGATGATTTGGACGATCAATGCCAGTTAACTGCATTGCTTGGAGAACGTGATTGGCTTCGCCCGGGGAGTAGAGTTATCATAACAACTCGAGACAAGCATTTGCTCAAAGAACTgcagatgaatgagcaatatgaAGCCAGGAAATTGGATCACAAAAGCTCGTTACAGCTCTTCACATTCCAT gaACAAACAAGCATGGATATTTTACACTAA